A portion of the Magnolia sinica isolate HGM2019 chromosome 17, MsV1, whole genome shotgun sequence genome contains these proteins:
- the LOC131231909 gene encoding histone-lysine N-methyltransferase EZ3 isoform X1: MVSKGAESSSSKFKKYGGEQVTEVSWTLTSRICQLKKHIQTARFASVKEKLERNGKNLKLHTSQLLVLTPTKTDYGSVEKEGTKNMLSFRIESALCKLGGSDAGPGDKENVIIQEEVLSSIVFANNGGGNSPFQLIKLPNVEKIPPYTTWIFLSKNQRMADDQSVVGRRQIYYDQYGSEALICSDSEEEVPEPGEEKHDFSEGEDQILRKVLQEHGLNQDVLNTLSQFIDATPSEIQERYDALNQKSREKQAKDSEGSGEVGSERNIFLDKSLSAALDSFDNLFCRRCLVFDCRLHGCSQNLVIPDEKQPFSLEVEDNGNPCGEQCYLWGREGVQDMPSNRSETSTKCGRDDGDSNSKDDSIVDTSSDTSCNDVKRAATVSSKDAYMGTTPEIVPGGLGTDTNAQVAPSTENVGKRKVLKHGSMSVGNPEPSDEYFLASVVKKQKTVEASDENKDNMVADKANDDIEVTFVKKPSNSGQRQVEATIGSHVWSPIEKELYLKGIEIFGRNSCLIARNLLSGLKTCVEVANYMLDDRGAAPNRSATSPNSFLEENGKGDQDYMEQEIPKRTRFWRRRGRARKLKYTWKSTGHPSIRKRMADGKQQSCKQYTPCGCQQMCGKQCPCLHNGTCCEKYCGCSKSCKNRFRGCHCAKSQCRSRQCPCFAAGRECDPDVCRNCWVSCGDGSLGEPPAQGDGYQCGNMKLLLKQQQRILLGRSDVAGWGAFIKNPVNKNDYLGEYTGELISHKEADKRGKIYDRANSSFLFDLNDQYVLDAYRKGDKLKFANHSSNPNCYAKVMLVAGDHRVGIFAKEHIEASEELFYDYRYGPDQAPIWARKPEGSKRDDPSVSYGRAQKIA, encoded by the exons ATGGTTTCGAAGGGTGCCGAATCTTCTTCATCTAAATTCAAG AAATATGGAGGGGAGCAGGTGACAGAGGTTTCTTGGACATTGACATCTAGGATATGCCAGCtgaagaagcatatccaaactgctAGATTTGCTTCAGTAAAA GAAAAGCTTGAAAGGAATGGGAAGAATTTAAAACTTCACACATCTCAACTTCTTGTGTTGACACCAACTAAAACAGATTATGGTTCTGTGGAGAAGGAAGGAACGAAAAACATGCTTTCTTTCAGAATTGAAAGTGCTCTCTGTAAGTTAGGTGGATCTGACGCAGGGCCAGGAGACAAGGAAAATGTTATCATTCAGGAAGAAGTTTTGTCCTCAATAGTGTTTGCAAACAATGGTGGTGGAAACAGTCCTTTTCAATTAATCAAGCTTCCTAATGTTGAAAAAATTCCACCATATACTACATGGATATTTTTGAGCAA AAACCAAAGAATGGCTGATGATCAGTCGGTTGTTGGGAGGAGACAGATTTACTATGATCAGTACGGCAGTGAAGCACTGATTTGTAGTGATAGTGAAGAAGAGGTCCCAGAACCAGGGGAAGAGAAGCATGATTTCTCAGAAGGCGAAGATCAGATTTTAAG GAAGGTCCTTCAGGAACATGGGCTAAACCAGGATGTCCTGAATACTCTAAGCCAGTTCATTGATGCAACCCCGTCTGAAATACAG GAAAGATACGATGCACTCAACCAGAAATCTCGGGAGAAGCAGGCCAAAGATTCCGAAGGTTCTGGCGAAGTGGGATCTGAGAGGAACATATTTCTAGACAAGAGCCTTAGTGCAGCATTAGATTCTTTTGATAATCTCTTCTGCCGTCGTTGCTTG GTTTTTGACTGTCGTTTGCATGGATGTTCTCAAAATCTTGTTATCCCA gACGAAAAGCAACCATTCTCACTTGAAGTTGAAGATAATGGGAACCCATGCGGCGAACAGTGCTACCTTTGG GGAAGGGAAGGTGTTCAAGACATGCCTTCTAACAGGTCAGAAACTAGTACAAAGTGTGGAAGGGATGATGGAGATTCAAACAGCAAAGATGACAGCATAGTCGACACATCTTCTGACACAAGCTGCAATGATGTGAAAAGGGCTGCCACTGTTTCTTCAAAAGATGCCTATATGGGCACAACTCCTGAAATTGTTCCCGGAGGTCTTGGGACTGATACAAATGCTCAGGTAGCACCTTCTACTGAAAATGTAGGGAAACGCAAGGTCTTAAAGCATGGAAGTATGTCAGTAGGAAACCCCGAGCCCAGTGACGAATATTTCCTGGCCTCTGTTGTTAAGAAGCAAAAAACAGTGGAGGCTTCAGATGAGAATAAGGATAATATGGTTGCAGACAAAGCAAATGATGACATTGAAGTTACTTTTGTGAAGAAGCCATCCAATTCTGGCCAGCGCCAAGTTGAAGCGACTATAGGCAGCCATGTATGGAGCCCTATTGAGAAAGAATTGTACTTGAAGGGGATAGAGATATTTGGGAGGAACAG TTGCCTAATAGCCAGGAACTTACTATCTGGTTTGAAGACTTGCGTAGAGGTAGCCAATTACATGCTTGATGACAGGGGTGCTGCACCAAACAGATCTGCCACATCACCAAATTCATTCCTGGAAGAAAATGGGAAGGGTGATCAGGATTACATG GAGCAAGAAATTCCAAAAAGAACACGATTTTGGCGTAGAAGGGGCAGAGCACGGAAGCTAAAATACACATGGAAATCCACCGGACATCCATCAATTCGCAAAAGAATGGCTGACGGCAAACAACAGTCATGTAAGCAATATACACCATGTGGATGCCAGCAAATGTGTGGAAAACAATGCCCTTGTCTTCATAATGGAACTTGCTGTGAAAAGTATTGCGG GTGTTCTAAGAGCTGCAAAAATCGTTTTAGAGGATGTCACTGTGCCAAAAGTCAGTGTAGAAGCCGGCAGTGCCCGTGCTTTGCAGCTGGACGTGAATGTGATCCAGATGTTTGCAGGAATTGCTGGGTCAG CTGTGGAGATGGCTCATTAGGTGAACCACCAGCACAAGGAGATGGCTATCAATGTGGAAACATGAAGCTCCTCTTAAAGCAACAACAGAGA ATCCTGTTGGGGAGGTCTGATGTTGCCGGATGGGGTGCCTTTATAAAG AACCCGGTCAATAAAAATGATTATCTTGGAGAGTACACAGGCGAATTGATTTCCCATAAAGAAGCAGATAAGCGCGGGAAGATCTATGACCGTGCAAACTCATCATTCCTTTTCGACTTGAATGATCAG TATGTTCTCGATGCCTATCGCAAAGGAGACAAACTGAAATTCGCAAACCATTCATCAAACCCAAATTGCTATGCTAAG GTAATGCTGGTGGCTGGAGATCACCGAGTTGGTATTTTCGCTAAAGAACATATAGAAGCCAGTGAGGAGCTCTTCTATGATTATCGTTACGGACCTGACCAAGCACCCATATGGGCACGGAAGCCCGAAGGTTCAAAAAGAGATGATCCATCAGTCTCTTATGGCCGAGCGCAGAAAATTGCGTGA
- the LOC131231909 gene encoding histone-lysine N-methyltransferase EZ1 isoform X2 has protein sequence MVSKGAESSSSKFKKYGGEQVTEVSWTLTSRICQLKKHIQTARFASVKEKLERNGKNLKLHTSQLLVLTPTKTDYGSVEKEGTKNMLSFRIESALCKLGGSDAGPGDKENVIIQEEVLSSIVFANNGGGNSPFQLIKLPNVEKIPPYTTWIFLSKNQRMADDQSVVGRRQIYYDQYGSEALICSDSEEEVPEPGEEKHDFSEGEDQILRKVLQEHGLNQDVLNTLSQFIDATPSEIQERYDALNQKSREKQAKDSEGSGEVGSERNIFLDKSLSAALDSFDNLFCRRCLVFDCRLHGCSQNLVIPDEKQPFSLEVEDNGNPCGEQCYLWGREGVQDMPSNRSETSTKCGRDDGDSNSKDDSIVDTSSDTSCNDVKRAATVSSKDAYMGTTPEIVPGGLGTDTNAQVAPSTENVGKRKVLKHGSMSVGNPEPSDEYFLASVVKKQKTVEASDENKDNMVADKANDDIEVTFVKKPSNSGQRQVEATIGSHVWSPIEKELYLKGIEIFGRNSCLIARNLLSGLKTCVEVANYMLDDRGAAPNRSATSPNSFLEENGKGDQDYMEQEIPKRTRFWRRRGRARKLKYTWKSTGHPSIRKRMADGKQQSCKQYTPCGCQQMCGKQCPCLHNGTCCEKYCGCSKSCKNRFRGCHCAKSQCRSRQCPCFAAGRECDPDVCRNCWVSCGDGSLGEPPAQGDGYQCGNMKLLLKQQQRILLGRSDVAGWGAFIKYVLDAYRKGDKLKFANHSSNPNCYAKVMLVAGDHRVGIFAKEHIEASEELFYDYRYGPDQAPIWARKPEGSKRDDPSVSYGRAQKIA, from the exons ATGGTTTCGAAGGGTGCCGAATCTTCTTCATCTAAATTCAAG AAATATGGAGGGGAGCAGGTGACAGAGGTTTCTTGGACATTGACATCTAGGATATGCCAGCtgaagaagcatatccaaactgctAGATTTGCTTCAGTAAAA GAAAAGCTTGAAAGGAATGGGAAGAATTTAAAACTTCACACATCTCAACTTCTTGTGTTGACACCAACTAAAACAGATTATGGTTCTGTGGAGAAGGAAGGAACGAAAAACATGCTTTCTTTCAGAATTGAAAGTGCTCTCTGTAAGTTAGGTGGATCTGACGCAGGGCCAGGAGACAAGGAAAATGTTATCATTCAGGAAGAAGTTTTGTCCTCAATAGTGTTTGCAAACAATGGTGGTGGAAACAGTCCTTTTCAATTAATCAAGCTTCCTAATGTTGAAAAAATTCCACCATATACTACATGGATATTTTTGAGCAA AAACCAAAGAATGGCTGATGATCAGTCGGTTGTTGGGAGGAGACAGATTTACTATGATCAGTACGGCAGTGAAGCACTGATTTGTAGTGATAGTGAAGAAGAGGTCCCAGAACCAGGGGAAGAGAAGCATGATTTCTCAGAAGGCGAAGATCAGATTTTAAG GAAGGTCCTTCAGGAACATGGGCTAAACCAGGATGTCCTGAATACTCTAAGCCAGTTCATTGATGCAACCCCGTCTGAAATACAG GAAAGATACGATGCACTCAACCAGAAATCTCGGGAGAAGCAGGCCAAAGATTCCGAAGGTTCTGGCGAAGTGGGATCTGAGAGGAACATATTTCTAGACAAGAGCCTTAGTGCAGCATTAGATTCTTTTGATAATCTCTTCTGCCGTCGTTGCTTG GTTTTTGACTGTCGTTTGCATGGATGTTCTCAAAATCTTGTTATCCCA gACGAAAAGCAACCATTCTCACTTGAAGTTGAAGATAATGGGAACCCATGCGGCGAACAGTGCTACCTTTGG GGAAGGGAAGGTGTTCAAGACATGCCTTCTAACAGGTCAGAAACTAGTACAAAGTGTGGAAGGGATGATGGAGATTCAAACAGCAAAGATGACAGCATAGTCGACACATCTTCTGACACAAGCTGCAATGATGTGAAAAGGGCTGCCACTGTTTCTTCAAAAGATGCCTATATGGGCACAACTCCTGAAATTGTTCCCGGAGGTCTTGGGACTGATACAAATGCTCAGGTAGCACCTTCTACTGAAAATGTAGGGAAACGCAAGGTCTTAAAGCATGGAAGTATGTCAGTAGGAAACCCCGAGCCCAGTGACGAATATTTCCTGGCCTCTGTTGTTAAGAAGCAAAAAACAGTGGAGGCTTCAGATGAGAATAAGGATAATATGGTTGCAGACAAAGCAAATGATGACATTGAAGTTACTTTTGTGAAGAAGCCATCCAATTCTGGCCAGCGCCAAGTTGAAGCGACTATAGGCAGCCATGTATGGAGCCCTATTGAGAAAGAATTGTACTTGAAGGGGATAGAGATATTTGGGAGGAACAG TTGCCTAATAGCCAGGAACTTACTATCTGGTTTGAAGACTTGCGTAGAGGTAGCCAATTACATGCTTGATGACAGGGGTGCTGCACCAAACAGATCTGCCACATCACCAAATTCATTCCTGGAAGAAAATGGGAAGGGTGATCAGGATTACATG GAGCAAGAAATTCCAAAAAGAACACGATTTTGGCGTAGAAGGGGCAGAGCACGGAAGCTAAAATACACATGGAAATCCACCGGACATCCATCAATTCGCAAAAGAATGGCTGACGGCAAACAACAGTCATGTAAGCAATATACACCATGTGGATGCCAGCAAATGTGTGGAAAACAATGCCCTTGTCTTCATAATGGAACTTGCTGTGAAAAGTATTGCGG GTGTTCTAAGAGCTGCAAAAATCGTTTTAGAGGATGTCACTGTGCCAAAAGTCAGTGTAGAAGCCGGCAGTGCCCGTGCTTTGCAGCTGGACGTGAATGTGATCCAGATGTTTGCAGGAATTGCTGGGTCAG CTGTGGAGATGGCTCATTAGGTGAACCACCAGCACAAGGAGATGGCTATCAATGTGGAAACATGAAGCTCCTCTTAAAGCAACAACAGAGA ATCCTGTTGGGGAGGTCTGATGTTGCCGGATGGGGTGCCTTTATAAAG TATGTTCTCGATGCCTATCGCAAAGGAGACAAACTGAAATTCGCAAACCATTCATCAAACCCAAATTGCTATGCTAAG GTAATGCTGGTGGCTGGAGATCACCGAGTTGGTATTTTCGCTAAAGAACATATAGAAGCCAGTGAGGAGCTCTTCTATGATTATCGTTACGGACCTGACCAAGCACCCATATGGGCACGGAAGCCCGAAGGTTCAAAAAGAGATGATCCATCAGTCTCTTATGGCCGAGCGCAGAAAATTGCGTGA
- the LOC131231909 gene encoding histone-lysine N-methyltransferase EZ3 isoform X4 — translation MVLWRRKERKTCFLSELKVLSHRNQRMADDQSVVGRRQIYYDQYGSEALICSDSEEEVPEPGEEKHDFSEGEDQILRKVLQEHGLNQDVLNTLSQFIDATPSEIQERYDALNQKSREKQAKDSEGSGEVGSERNIFLDKSLSAALDSFDNLFCRRCLVFDCRLHGCSQNLVIPDEKQPFSLEVEDNGNPCGEQCYLWGREGVQDMPSNRSETSTKCGRDDGDSNSKDDSIVDTSSDTSCNDVKRAATVSSKDAYMGTTPEIVPGGLGTDTNAQVAPSTENVGKRKVLKHGSMSVGNPEPSDEYFLASVVKKQKTVEASDENKDNMVADKANDDIEVTFVKKPSNSGQRQVEATIGSHVWSPIEKELYLKGIEIFGRNSCLIARNLLSGLKTCVEVANYMLDDRGAAPNRSATSPNSFLEENGKGDQDYMEQEIPKRTRFWRRRGRARKLKYTWKSTGHPSIRKRMADGKQQSCKQYTPCGCQQMCGKQCPCLHNGTCCEKYCGCSKSCKNRFRGCHCAKSQCRSRQCPCFAAGRECDPDVCRNCWVSCGDGSLGEPPAQGDGYQCGNMKLLLKQQQRILLGRSDVAGWGAFIKNPVNKNDYLGEYTGELISHKEADKRGKIYDRANSSFLFDLNDQYVLDAYRKGDKLKFANHSSNPNCYAKVMLVAGDHRVGIFAKEHIEASEELFYDYRYGPDQAPIWARKPEGSKRDDPSVSYGRAQKIA, via the exons ATGGTTCTGTGGAGAAGGAAGGAACGAAAAACATGCTTTCTTTCAGAATTGAAAGTGCTCTCT CACAGAAACCAAAGAATGGCTGATGATCAGTCGGTTGTTGGGAGGAGACAGATTTACTATGATCAGTACGGCAGTGAAGCACTGATTTGTAGTGATAGTGAAGAAGAGGTCCCAGAACCAGGGGAAGAGAAGCATGATTTCTCAGAAGGCGAAGATCAGATTTTAAG GAAGGTCCTTCAGGAACATGGGCTAAACCAGGATGTCCTGAATACTCTAAGCCAGTTCATTGATGCAACCCCGTCTGAAATACAG GAAAGATACGATGCACTCAACCAGAAATCTCGGGAGAAGCAGGCCAAAGATTCCGAAGGTTCTGGCGAAGTGGGATCTGAGAGGAACATATTTCTAGACAAGAGCCTTAGTGCAGCATTAGATTCTTTTGATAATCTCTTCTGCCGTCGTTGCTTG GTTTTTGACTGTCGTTTGCATGGATGTTCTCAAAATCTTGTTATCCCA gACGAAAAGCAACCATTCTCACTTGAAGTTGAAGATAATGGGAACCCATGCGGCGAACAGTGCTACCTTTGG GGAAGGGAAGGTGTTCAAGACATGCCTTCTAACAGGTCAGAAACTAGTACAAAGTGTGGAAGGGATGATGGAGATTCAAACAGCAAAGATGACAGCATAGTCGACACATCTTCTGACACAAGCTGCAATGATGTGAAAAGGGCTGCCACTGTTTCTTCAAAAGATGCCTATATGGGCACAACTCCTGAAATTGTTCCCGGAGGTCTTGGGACTGATACAAATGCTCAGGTAGCACCTTCTACTGAAAATGTAGGGAAACGCAAGGTCTTAAAGCATGGAAGTATGTCAGTAGGAAACCCCGAGCCCAGTGACGAATATTTCCTGGCCTCTGTTGTTAAGAAGCAAAAAACAGTGGAGGCTTCAGATGAGAATAAGGATAATATGGTTGCAGACAAAGCAAATGATGACATTGAAGTTACTTTTGTGAAGAAGCCATCCAATTCTGGCCAGCGCCAAGTTGAAGCGACTATAGGCAGCCATGTATGGAGCCCTATTGAGAAAGAATTGTACTTGAAGGGGATAGAGATATTTGGGAGGAACAG TTGCCTAATAGCCAGGAACTTACTATCTGGTTTGAAGACTTGCGTAGAGGTAGCCAATTACATGCTTGATGACAGGGGTGCTGCACCAAACAGATCTGCCACATCACCAAATTCATTCCTGGAAGAAAATGGGAAGGGTGATCAGGATTACATG GAGCAAGAAATTCCAAAAAGAACACGATTTTGGCGTAGAAGGGGCAGAGCACGGAAGCTAAAATACACATGGAAATCCACCGGACATCCATCAATTCGCAAAAGAATGGCTGACGGCAAACAACAGTCATGTAAGCAATATACACCATGTGGATGCCAGCAAATGTGTGGAAAACAATGCCCTTGTCTTCATAATGGAACTTGCTGTGAAAAGTATTGCGG GTGTTCTAAGAGCTGCAAAAATCGTTTTAGAGGATGTCACTGTGCCAAAAGTCAGTGTAGAAGCCGGCAGTGCCCGTGCTTTGCAGCTGGACGTGAATGTGATCCAGATGTTTGCAGGAATTGCTGGGTCAG CTGTGGAGATGGCTCATTAGGTGAACCACCAGCACAAGGAGATGGCTATCAATGTGGAAACATGAAGCTCCTCTTAAAGCAACAACAGAGA ATCCTGTTGGGGAGGTCTGATGTTGCCGGATGGGGTGCCTTTATAAAG AACCCGGTCAATAAAAATGATTATCTTGGAGAGTACACAGGCGAATTGATTTCCCATAAAGAAGCAGATAAGCGCGGGAAGATCTATGACCGTGCAAACTCATCATTCCTTTTCGACTTGAATGATCAG TATGTTCTCGATGCCTATCGCAAAGGAGACAAACTGAAATTCGCAAACCATTCATCAAACCCAAATTGCTATGCTAAG GTAATGCTGGTGGCTGGAGATCACCGAGTTGGTATTTTCGCTAAAGAACATATAGAAGCCAGTGAGGAGCTCTTCTATGATTATCGTTACGGACCTGACCAAGCACCCATATGGGCACGGAAGCCCGAAGGTTCAAAAAGAGATGATCCATCAGTCTCTTATGGCCGAGCGCAGAAAATTGCGTGA
- the LOC131231909 gene encoding histone-lysine N-methyltransferase EZ3 isoform X5, translating to MDIFEQHRNQRMADDQSVVGRRQIYYDQYGSEALICSDSEEEVPEPGEEKHDFSEGEDQILRKVLQEHGLNQDVLNTLSQFIDATPSEIQERYDALNQKSREKQAKDSEGSGEVGSERNIFLDKSLSAALDSFDNLFCRRCLVFDCRLHGCSQNLVIPDEKQPFSLEVEDNGNPCGEQCYLWGREGVQDMPSNRSETSTKCGRDDGDSNSKDDSIVDTSSDTSCNDVKRAATVSSKDAYMGTTPEIVPGGLGTDTNAQVAPSTENVGKRKVLKHGSMSVGNPEPSDEYFLASVVKKQKTVEASDENKDNMVADKANDDIEVTFVKKPSNSGQRQVEATIGSHVWSPIEKELYLKGIEIFGRNSCLIARNLLSGLKTCVEVANYMLDDRGAAPNRSATSPNSFLEENGKGDQDYMEQEIPKRTRFWRRRGRARKLKYTWKSTGHPSIRKRMADGKQQSCKQYTPCGCQQMCGKQCPCLHNGTCCEKYCGCSKSCKNRFRGCHCAKSQCRSRQCPCFAAGRECDPDVCRNCWVSCGDGSLGEPPAQGDGYQCGNMKLLLKQQQRILLGRSDVAGWGAFIKNPVNKNDYLGEYTGELISHKEADKRGKIYDRANSSFLFDLNDQYVLDAYRKGDKLKFANHSSNPNCYAKVMLVAGDHRVGIFAKEHIEASEELFYDYRYGPDQAPIWARKPEGSKRDDPSVSYGRAQKIA from the exons ATGGATATTTTTGAGCAA CACAGAAACCAAAGAATGGCTGATGATCAGTCGGTTGTTGGGAGGAGACAGATTTACTATGATCAGTACGGCAGTGAAGCACTGATTTGTAGTGATAGTGAAGAAGAGGTCCCAGAACCAGGGGAAGAGAAGCATGATTTCTCAGAAGGCGAAGATCAGATTTTAAG GAAGGTCCTTCAGGAACATGGGCTAAACCAGGATGTCCTGAATACTCTAAGCCAGTTCATTGATGCAACCCCGTCTGAAATACAG GAAAGATACGATGCACTCAACCAGAAATCTCGGGAGAAGCAGGCCAAAGATTCCGAAGGTTCTGGCGAAGTGGGATCTGAGAGGAACATATTTCTAGACAAGAGCCTTAGTGCAGCATTAGATTCTTTTGATAATCTCTTCTGCCGTCGTTGCTTG GTTTTTGACTGTCGTTTGCATGGATGTTCTCAAAATCTTGTTATCCCA gACGAAAAGCAACCATTCTCACTTGAAGTTGAAGATAATGGGAACCCATGCGGCGAACAGTGCTACCTTTGG GGAAGGGAAGGTGTTCAAGACATGCCTTCTAACAGGTCAGAAACTAGTACAAAGTGTGGAAGGGATGATGGAGATTCAAACAGCAAAGATGACAGCATAGTCGACACATCTTCTGACACAAGCTGCAATGATGTGAAAAGGGCTGCCACTGTTTCTTCAAAAGATGCCTATATGGGCACAACTCCTGAAATTGTTCCCGGAGGTCTTGGGACTGATACAAATGCTCAGGTAGCACCTTCTACTGAAAATGTAGGGAAACGCAAGGTCTTAAAGCATGGAAGTATGTCAGTAGGAAACCCCGAGCCCAGTGACGAATATTTCCTGGCCTCTGTTGTTAAGAAGCAAAAAACAGTGGAGGCTTCAGATGAGAATAAGGATAATATGGTTGCAGACAAAGCAAATGATGACATTGAAGTTACTTTTGTGAAGAAGCCATCCAATTCTGGCCAGCGCCAAGTTGAAGCGACTATAGGCAGCCATGTATGGAGCCCTATTGAGAAAGAATTGTACTTGAAGGGGATAGAGATATTTGGGAGGAACAG TTGCCTAATAGCCAGGAACTTACTATCTGGTTTGAAGACTTGCGTAGAGGTAGCCAATTACATGCTTGATGACAGGGGTGCTGCACCAAACAGATCTGCCACATCACCAAATTCATTCCTGGAAGAAAATGGGAAGGGTGATCAGGATTACATG GAGCAAGAAATTCCAAAAAGAACACGATTTTGGCGTAGAAGGGGCAGAGCACGGAAGCTAAAATACACATGGAAATCCACCGGACATCCATCAATTCGCAAAAGAATGGCTGACGGCAAACAACAGTCATGTAAGCAATATACACCATGTGGATGCCAGCAAATGTGTGGAAAACAATGCCCTTGTCTTCATAATGGAACTTGCTGTGAAAAGTATTGCGG GTGTTCTAAGAGCTGCAAAAATCGTTTTAGAGGATGTCACTGTGCCAAAAGTCAGTGTAGAAGCCGGCAGTGCCCGTGCTTTGCAGCTGGACGTGAATGTGATCCAGATGTTTGCAGGAATTGCTGGGTCAG CTGTGGAGATGGCTCATTAGGTGAACCACCAGCACAAGGAGATGGCTATCAATGTGGAAACATGAAGCTCCTCTTAAAGCAACAACAGAGA ATCCTGTTGGGGAGGTCTGATGTTGCCGGATGGGGTGCCTTTATAAAG AACCCGGTCAATAAAAATGATTATCTTGGAGAGTACACAGGCGAATTGATTTCCCATAAAGAAGCAGATAAGCGCGGGAAGATCTATGACCGTGCAAACTCATCATTCCTTTTCGACTTGAATGATCAG TATGTTCTCGATGCCTATCGCAAAGGAGACAAACTGAAATTCGCAAACCATTCATCAAACCCAAATTGCTATGCTAAG GTAATGCTGGTGGCTGGAGATCACCGAGTTGGTATTTTCGCTAAAGAACATATAGAAGCCAGTGAGGAGCTCTTCTATGATTATCGTTACGGACCTGACCAAGCACCCATATGGGCACGGAAGCCCGAAGGTTCAAAAAGAGATGATCCATCAGTCTCTTATGGCCGAGCGCAGAAAATTGCGTGA